In Siniperca chuatsi isolate FFG_IHB_CAS linkage group LG16, ASM2008510v1, whole genome shotgun sequence, the following proteins share a genomic window:
- the LOC122863106 gene encoding bifunctional protein GlmU-like has protein sequence MSSAGGGSSLQVHAVRFGPGQELLGSLQTFVEERRLRAPFIITCVGSVTKATLRLANATATNTNEVIHLSGRFEIVSLVGTLNRDAHLHICLSDIEGRTVGGHALGDLEVFTTAEVVVGEAVDLQFTREMDLHTGFPELVVQPRSQTDESARSD, from the exons AGTTCAGCCGGAGGAGGATCGTCCCTGCAGGTCCATGCGGTCCGGTTCGGTCCGGGTCAGGAGCTGTTGGGATCTCTGCAGACGTTTGTGGAGGAGAGGCGACTCAGAGCGCCGTTCATCATCACCTGCGTGGGCAGCGTCACCAAGGCAACGCTCCGGCTGGCCAACGCCACAGCAACAAATACAAACGAG GTGATCCACCTCAGCGGGCGGTTCGAGATCGTCTCCCTGGTGGGCACGCTGAACCGGGACGCCCACCTCCACATCTGCCTGTCGGACATAGAGGGCAGGACGGTCGGTGGTCACGCGCTGGGAGATCTGGAGGTGTTCACCACAGCCGAGGTGGTCGTCGGCGAGGCGGTCGACCTGCAGTTCACCAGAGAGATGGACTTGCATACGGGCTTCCCCGAGCTTGTGGTTCAACCGCGTTCACAGACGGACGAATCGGCCCGATCGGACTGA